The following are encoded together in the Roseovarius sp. EL26 genome:
- the gcvP gene encoding aminomethyl-transferring glycine dehydrogenase, producing MAFKLTDYEAYDFANRRHIGPSIQEMADMLQVIGFKTLDELIDATVPPSIRQKEPLDWGPAMTERDALFHMKKIAKKNKVLTSLIGQGYHGTTTPAPILRNILENPAWYTAYTPYQPEISQGRLEALLNFQTMVSDLTGLDIANASLLDEATAAAEAMTMAKRGGRSKANNAAFFVDKNCHPQTIAVIKTRAEPLGVDVVVADPDELVAEAVFGAIFQYPGTHGHVRDFTKEITALHENKGIAIVAADILSLALLKSPGEMGADIAIGSTQRFGVPMGYGGPHAAYMATSDKLKRSMPGRIIGVSIDSHGNKAYRLSLQTREQHIRREKANSNVCTAQALLAVIASMYAVYHGPDGIKAIAQSVHRKTSRLADTLEQNGFKVEPEVFFDTITVEVGHLQKVVMEAAVARGINLRKVGDDKVGISLDEQTRPETIEAVWAAFGIEQKDDSKKNRHYRLPDYALRESEYLTHPIFHKNRAEAEITRYMRRLADRDLALDRAMIPLGSCTMKLNATIEMIPVTWPEFGDMHPFVPEDQAQGYHQMIDDLNDKLCQITGYDAISQQPNSGAQGEYAGLLTIRSYHASRGEGHRNICLIPTSAHGTNPASAQMVGYKVVPVNSDDKGNIDVADFRAKAEKHSSDLAACMITYPSTHGVFEETVQEVCQITHDHGGQVYIDGANMNAMVGLAQPGKIGGDVSHLNLHKTFCIPHGGGGPGMGPIGVKAHLEEHLPGHPEYGTAVGPVSAAPFGSPSILPVSWAYILLMGGAGLTQATKVAILNANYIAARLKDAYPILYTSETGRVAHECILDTRPLDEEGHISVDDVAKRLVDSGFHAPTMSWPVAGTLMVEPTESEPRDELDRFCDAMLSIRAEAQDVIDGKIDAENNPLKNAPHTVRDLVGEWDRPYTREQACFPPGSLGVDKYWAPVNRVDNAYGDRHLICTCPPMSDYEDDAA from the coding sequence ATGGCCTTTAAACTCACTGACTACGAAGCCTACGACTTTGCCAATCGCCGCCACATCGGCCCCTCTATTCAAGAGATGGCTGACATGCTGCAGGTGATCGGCTTTAAAACGCTTGATGAACTGATTGACGCAACTGTTCCGCCTTCGATTCGCCAGAAAGAGCCACTTGATTGGGGCCCGGCGATGACAGAACGCGATGCGTTGTTCCACATGAAAAAGATCGCGAAAAAGAACAAGGTTCTGACCTCGCTGATCGGTCAGGGTTATCATGGCACCACAACGCCAGCGCCGATCCTGCGCAACATTCTTGAAAACCCGGCATGGTACACGGCCTATACGCCGTACCAGCCTGAAATTTCTCAAGGGCGCCTTGAGGCGCTGTTGAACTTCCAAACCATGGTCAGCGATCTGACAGGGCTGGATATTGCCAACGCATCGCTTCTCGACGAAGCCACGGCTGCAGCCGAAGCTATGACCATGGCAAAACGCGGCGGACGTTCCAAAGCGAACAACGCGGCTTTCTTTGTCGATAAAAACTGCCACCCCCAAACCATCGCAGTGATCAAAACCAGGGCCGAACCTCTGGGCGTTGATGTTGTGGTTGCAGATCCTGATGAGCTGGTGGCTGAAGCTGTCTTTGGCGCGATCTTCCAGTATCCTGGCACCCACGGCCATGTGCGTGATTTCACAAAAGAAATTACCGCGCTGCATGAAAACAAGGGCATCGCAATTGTTGCCGCAGACATCCTGTCGCTGGCATTGCTGAAGTCACCCGGTGAAATGGGTGCCGACATTGCAATCGGCTCCACCCAACGTTTCGGCGTTCCGATGGGGTACGGTGGCCCACACGCTGCCTATATGGCCACATCAGATAAACTCAAGCGTTCCATGCCGGGCCGGATCATCGGTGTATCCATCGACAGCCACGGCAACAAAGCCTACCGTCTGTCGCTGCAAACTCGCGAGCAGCACATCCGCCGCGAAAAAGCCAACTCTAACGTTTGTACAGCTCAGGCACTGCTGGCGGTGATCGCGTCGATGTATGCGGTTTATCACGGTCCTGACGGCATCAAAGCAATTGCCCAGTCGGTGCACCGAAAAACCTCGCGTTTGGCAGACACGTTGGAACAAAACGGCTTCAAAGTAGAACCAGAAGTGTTCTTTGACACGATCACGGTCGAAGTTGGTCACCTGCAAAAGGTTGTCATGGAAGCGGCTGTTGCACGTGGGATTAACCTGCGCAAAGTGGGCGATGACAAGGTCGGTATCTCGCTGGACGAACAAACCCGCCCTGAAACCATCGAGGCGGTCTGGGCGGCCTTTGGTATCGAGCAGAAAGATGACAGCAAAAAGAACCGTCACTACCGTCTGCCTGACTATGCACTGCGTGAAAGCGAGTATTTGACTCACCCGATCTTCCACAAGAACCGGGCCGAGGCAGAAATCACTCGCTACATGCGTCGTCTGGCTGACCGTGATCTGGCGCTTGACCGTGCGATGATCCCGCTGGGATCGTGCACAATGAAGCTGAACGCCACGATTGAGATGATCCCGGTTACTTGGCCCGAATTTGGCGACATGCACCCCTTCGTTCCTGAAGATCAGGCGCAGGGTTATCATCAGATGATCGACGATCTGAACGACAAGCTGTGTCAGATCACCGGTTATGATGCGATCAGCCAGCAGCCGAACTCGGGTGCGCAGGGCGAGTATGCAGGCCTGTTGACCATTCGCAGCTATCACGCATCGCGTGGCGAAGGGCACCGCAACATCTGCTTGATCCCCACTTCCGCTCACGGAACCAATCCCGCTTCGGCACAAATGGTTGGATATAAGGTTGTTCCAGTAAACTCGGATGACAAAGGCAACATTGATGTCGCTGACTTCCGGGCCAAGGCTGAGAAACACTCAAGTGATCTTGCAGCCTGCATGATCACCTACCCGTCAACACACGGAGTGTTTGAGGAAACTGTTCAAGAGGTTTGCCAGATCACTCATGATCACGGTGGTCAGGTTTATATCGATGGGGCGAATATGAACGCCATGGTCGGTCTGGCGCAGCCGGGTAAGATTGGCGGCGACGTCAGCCACCTTAACCTGCACAAGACCTTCTGCATTCCGCACGGTGGGGGCGGCCCCGGCATGGGTCCGATTGGTGTCAAAGCGCACCTTGAGGAACACCTGCCAGGTCACCCAGAGTATGGCACAGCGGTCGGTCCGGTTTCGGCGGCTCCGTTTGGATCACCTTCGATTCTGCCGGTCAGCTGGGCCTATATCCTGCTGATGGGTGGTGCCGGTCTGACGCAGGCGACCAAGGTGGCGATCCTGAACGCCAACTACATCGCGGCGCGCCTGAAAGATGCCTATCCAATCCTCTACACGTCCGAAACCGGCCGTGTGGCGCACGAGTGTATTCTCGACACCCGGCCATTGGATGAAGAGGGTCATATCTCGGTCGACGATGTGGCTAAACGCTTGGTAGATAGTGGTTTTCACGCACCAACAATGTCTTGGCCAGTGGCTGGTACACTGATGGTCGAGCCGACAGAATCCGAGCCGCGGGATGAATTGGATCGCTTCTGTGATGCGATGTTGTCCATCCGGGCCGAGGCGCAAGATGTGATCGACGGTAAAATTGACGCGGAGAACAATCCGCTCAAAAATGCACCGCACACCGTGCGCGATCTGGTTGGTGAATGGGATCGTCCATACACCCGCGAGCAGGCTTGTTTCCCTCCCGGCTCGTTGGGTGTTGACAAGTATTGGGCGCCGGTCAACCGGGTCGACAACGCTTATGGCGACCGTCACCTGATCTGCACCTGCCCACCTATGTCGGACTACGAAGACGACGCTGCATAA
- a CDS encoding queuosine precursor transporter: protein MTRTHLPGILAMAAVVVASNILVQHLLGQWLTWGALTYPLAFLVTDVMNRVYGPGPARQVIVVGFVVGVICSLIGTQIVGEFGPLVTVRIAIGSGLAFLCAQLMDVAIFDRLRAGRWWRAPLVSTLVGSTLDTVLFFSIAFSASLSFIEPANDVSWANEVLPLLGVGPMVPLWISLALADWMVKLSLAMLALIPFRMIVSKLTARSV, encoded by the coding sequence ATGACGCGCACCCACCTTCCTGGAATTTTGGCTATGGCCGCCGTTGTGGTGGCCTCGAACATCCTTGTTCAGCATCTCTTGGGGCAGTGGCTGACATGGGGGGCGCTGACCTATCCGCTGGCGTTTCTGGTGACGGATGTGATGAACCGGGTCTACGGCCCCGGCCCGGCGCGGCAGGTGATTGTTGTGGGTTTTGTGGTTGGGGTGATCTGTTCGCTGATCGGGACGCAGATTGTCGGCGAATTTGGCCCGCTGGTGACGGTACGGATTGCCATCGGGTCCGGGCTGGCGTTTCTGTGCGCGCAGTTGATGGATGTGGCAATCTTTGACCGTCTGCGCGCGGGTAGATGGTGGCGGGCGCCGCTGGTGTCGACGCTGGTGGGGTCAACACTCGATACGGTCTTGTTTTTTAGCATCGCCTTTTCCGCTAGCCTGAGCTTTATCGAGCCAGCAAATGATGTGTCATGGGCGAATGAGGTGCTGCCGCTGCTAGGCGTGGGGCCGATGGTGCCGCTGTGGATCTCACTAGCGCTGGCGGACTGGATGGTGAAGCTGTCACTGGCCATGCTGGCGCTGATCCCGTTCCGGATGATTGTCAGCAAGCTGACAGCGCGTTCGGTGTGA